Proteins found in one Terribacillus sp. DMT04 genomic segment:
- a CDS encoding phytoene/squalene synthase family protein has translation MLKKPYAKACEKAMKQHSTSFYQAFSGLPSPRREAVFVIYTFCRMIDDSMDEPENSVYTLDELEAHFRNLEQADGHFIWPSLRWLFDTFPNLQPAPFLTQMKGQRMDEANTIYLTFDQLEDYCYHVAGSVGEMLLPVLHDYPNEQIVQAGIQLGKAMQIVNILRDVGEDLERGRRYLPLTIMTAFDYTEEALHSKEISSEFRQMVDNMMTIAQGWFAEGLAGLDTYPEDSAFAITLASSYYAAIMDVIKENDYDVFHNRAYVPQVRKLALYQAARKQRSRRKRESIT, from the coding sequence ATGCTCAAAAAACCATACGCGAAAGCATGTGAAAAAGCGATGAAGCAGCACTCCACAAGCTTTTACCAAGCATTCAGCGGACTTCCTTCTCCGCGTCGGGAGGCTGTATTTGTCATCTATACATTTTGCCGAATGATTGATGACAGCATGGATGAACCAGAAAACAGTGTGTATACCTTAGATGAACTGGAAGCACATTTTCGCAATCTTGAACAAGCAGATGGGCATTTTATTTGGCCATCTTTGCGTTGGCTTTTCGATACTTTTCCCAATCTGCAACCTGCGCCTTTCCTTACTCAAATGAAAGGCCAGCGAATGGACGAAGCAAATACCATCTATCTGACATTCGACCAGCTGGAAGATTATTGTTATCATGTCGCGGGATCGGTGGGGGAGATGCTTCTGCCGGTACTGCATGATTATCCGAACGAACAGATTGTACAAGCTGGCATACAGCTTGGAAAAGCAATGCAAATCGTCAATATATTACGTGATGTCGGAGAGGATTTAGAACGAGGACGCCGGTATTTACCGCTCACTATCATGACGGCATTTGATTATACGGAAGAAGCGCTTCATAGCAAAGAGATATCTTCAGAATTCCGCCAAATGGTAGATAATATGATGACAATTGCGCAAGGATGGTTTGCGGAAGGTTTAGCTGGTCTTGATACGTATCCAGAAGACAGCGCCTTTGCCATTACGCTTGCTAGCAGCTATTATGCGGCCATTATGGATGTTATTAAAGAAAACGACTACGACGTATTTCACAATCGAGCATATGTGCCGCAAGTACGAAAACTGGCACTCTATCAAGCTGCCAGAAAACAAAGATCCCGCCGAAAACGAGAATCTATTACGTGA
- a CDS encoding NAD(P)/FAD-dependent oxidoreductase: MKIAIIGAGIGGLTTALLLERQGHAVTIYEQHEQPGGRMQYETDGVFQIDQGPTIVLLPDMIRNVLRACEIPAEALDIVQCDPLYDIHFADGTSYTKYSDPARQREELSHKFPSELPHYDQFISDMEEVYRIGVKQFLEQDFSNKRRFFTPANLHFLYKSKAYRDVHAYIGKYFTDPKLQHAYALQSLYIGGSPYATPAIYGLISYSEHIHGIWYVKGGYAGFVNTLVSYCKERGIEIHCNSKVDRIHKSAKQVTGINVNGSFEAYDSVVFNGDFPAIHDLLDQKKPARKQPEASSGCLLIYIRANRKWDNLNTHQFVLPEQFEKNMRAVFESQTVPEDPSFYVFHPGSIDAAAAPAGESALYFLVPVPSGNKIDWEQQKDLLAERVLDKAERLLLPGLKESIEWLKVRTPADAQHAGLYQGGSFGIAPSLFQSGGFRPQNKPFPIKGLYAVGASVHPGGGVPIVMQGAKNLSELIMSEVDYYAQKTIRESM, encoded by the coding sequence GTGAAGATTGCCATAATTGGTGCGGGTATTGGCGGTCTGACGACGGCACTGCTTTTAGAAAGGCAGGGGCATGCGGTAACCATTTATGAACAGCATGAGCAGCCGGGCGGCAGAATGCAATACGAAACAGATGGTGTGTTTCAGATAGACCAAGGGCCGACAATTGTGCTGCTGCCGGATATGATTCGTAATGTACTAAGAGCATGTGAGATTCCAGCCGAGGCGCTCGATATCGTCCAATGCGATCCGTTATATGACATTCATTTTGCGGATGGGACGAGTTATACAAAGTATTCAGATCCTGCTCGTCAGCGGGAGGAACTGTCGCATAAGTTCCCAAGTGAGCTTCCGCATTATGATCAATTCATTTCGGATATGGAAGAAGTATACCGTATCGGAGTTAAACAGTTTCTGGAACAGGATTTTTCCAACAAACGCCGTTTTTTTACACCTGCTAACTTACATTTTCTTTATAAGTCTAAAGCGTATCGCGATGTGCATGCTTATATCGGCAAATACTTTACCGATCCAAAACTGCAGCATGCTTACGCGCTTCAATCGTTATACATTGGAGGTTCTCCCTATGCTACACCGGCGATTTACGGACTGATTTCGTATAGTGAGCATATTCATGGCATTTGGTATGTGAAAGGCGGATATGCAGGATTTGTGAACACATTAGTGTCTTACTGCAAAGAAAGAGGAATTGAAATTCACTGCAATTCCAAAGTAGATCGGATACACAAATCAGCAAAGCAAGTGACTGGAATTAACGTGAATGGTTCGTTTGAAGCTTATGACAGTGTTGTATTCAATGGCGATTTTCCAGCGATACATGATTTGCTTGATCAAAAGAAACCTGCCAGAAAACAGCCCGAGGCTTCGAGCGGCTGTCTGCTCATTTATATCCGAGCAAACCGGAAATGGGACAACTTAAACACGCATCAATTTGTGCTGCCAGAGCAGTTTGAAAAGAATATGCGAGCTGTTTTTGAGTCGCAAACTGTTCCGGAAGATCCGTCTTTTTACGTTTTTCATCCAGGATCCATTGATGCCGCAGCAGCACCTGCGGGAGAATCTGCTCTTTATTTTCTGGTTCCCGTTCCTTCTGGCAATAAGATTGACTGGGAGCAGCAAAAAGACTTACTGGCAGAACGTGTCCTAGACAAAGCAGAGCGCTTGCTTTTGCCAGGATTAAAAGAATCAATTGAATGGCTGAAGGTGCGCACACCAGCAGATGCACAGCATGCTGGACTTTACCAAGGCGGAAGTTTCGGAATTGCTCCGAGTTTGTTCCAATCCGGCGGTTTCCGTCCGCAAAATAAACCTTTTCCAATAAAAGGACTGTATGCTGTGGGCGCTTCTGTCCATCCGGGCGGAGGCGTGCCAATTGTCATGCAAGGAGCTAAAAATCTGAGTGAATTAATCATGAGTGAGGTGGACTATTATGCTCAAAAAACCATACGCGAAAGCATGTGA
- a CDS encoding NAD(P)/FAD-dependent oxidoreductase, producing the protein MHKKKVVVIGAGPGGLTAGMLLASKGYNVEIYEKNSVIGGRTSRLKLGDFQFDLGATFFMMPKLLEEMFEEAGRNLRDYVQLQRLDPLYTLRFGDTTFTPRVNRKEMLEEIERVFPGESEGFIRFMDKEGEKFNRIEKLLRRPFLHRRTYLSKDVLHALPKLDMFQSVYSKLSTYFHDERLKYAFTFQAKYLGMSPWKCPGTFTILSYLEHQFGLYHPIGGVNRVCEAMRQVIEEYGGIVHTDAPVAQVVTDGKQAKGIRLEDGSEIYADDVVINADYSYSVQHLFEKKWSNKFQKKITNKKYSCSTMMLYLGLKQEVDLAHHTVVFADDYKKNVEEMTEQLVLSEDPSVYIHYPTKLDPTTAPAGKSAVYMLMPVPNTDSDIDWQEAAPRMREKMLRILEREANVENAEALIEAEYCITPADWEAMNIHQGAVFNLAHSLDQMMYNRPHNQVKELSHCYLVGGGTHPGSGLPTIFQSAKISADLVNDYYEKKASHTFKATKEKVTT; encoded by the coding sequence TTGCATAAGAAAAAAGTCGTAGTAATCGGAGCTGGTCCTGGAGGCTTGACAGCAGGAATGCTGTTAGCGTCAAAAGGATACAACGTAGAAATATATGAAAAAAACAGTGTAATTGGCGGGCGAACTTCACGTTTAAAACTGGGAGACTTTCAGTTTGATTTAGGCGCAACATTTTTTATGATGCCCAAGCTTTTGGAAGAAATGTTTGAGGAAGCGGGACGAAATTTGCGTGATTATGTTCAGCTGCAAAGACTGGATCCTTTATATACACTTCGCTTTGGTGATACAACATTTACCCCTAGAGTCAATAGGAAGGAGATGCTGGAAGAGATTGAGCGCGTCTTTCCAGGTGAAAGTGAAGGGTTTATTCGATTTATGGATAAAGAAGGAGAGAAATTTAATCGGATTGAAAAACTGCTGCGACGTCCCTTTCTACATAGAAGAACATACTTAAGCAAAGATGTCCTGCATGCGCTGCCGAAACTGGATATGTTTCAATCGGTTTACAGCAAGCTGTCCACTTATTTTCATGATGAACGCTTGAAATATGCTTTTACCTTCCAAGCTAAATACCTGGGTATGTCGCCTTGGAAATGTCCAGGTACTTTTACAATCCTTTCTTATCTGGAGCATCAATTTGGTCTGTATCACCCAATAGGCGGGGTTAATCGTGTGTGTGAAGCAATGCGCCAGGTTATTGAAGAATACGGCGGAATTGTTCATACTGATGCTCCCGTTGCACAAGTAGTGACAGATGGAAAGCAGGCAAAGGGCATACGTTTAGAAGATGGATCAGAAATTTATGCCGATGATGTTGTCATCAACGCAGATTACAGCTATAGTGTGCAGCATTTGTTCGAGAAGAAATGGTCAAATAAGTTCCAGAAAAAAATTACCAATAAAAAATACTCCTGCTCTACGATGATGCTTTATCTAGGCTTGAAACAGGAAGTAGATTTGGCACACCATACGGTTGTATTTGCAGATGATTACAAAAAGAATGTAGAGGAAATGACAGAACAGCTAGTCCTTTCAGAAGACCCGTCTGTGTATATCCATTATCCGACAAAACTGGATCCAACGACGGCTCCTGCAGGAAAATCAGCAGTTTACATGCTTATGCCTGTGCCGAACACCGATTCGGATATAGATTGGCAAGAAGCAGCACCTCGAATGCGTGAAAAAATGCTAAGGATACTGGAACGGGAAGCCAATGTCGAAAACGCAGAAGCGTTGATAGAAGCAGAGTATTGTATCACTCCTGCAGATTGGGAAGCGATGAATATCCATCAAGGAGCTGTGTTCAATCTGGCGCATTCACTGGATCAGATGATGTATAATCGCCCGCATAATCAAGTGAAGGAACTATCACATTGTTATCTTGTCGGGGGCGGCACTCATCCTGGCAGCGGGCTGCCAACCATTTTTCAATCAGCCAAAATCAGTGCTGATTTGGTGAACGACTATTACGAAAAAAAAGCATCGCACACGTTTAAAGCGACAAAAGAGAAGGTGACAACGTGA
- a CDS encoding cytidine deaminase, whose amino-acid sequence MTKDELISLAKQARERAYIPYSKFGVGAVVLTKSGNVYQGCNIENAAYPVTCCAERTAIFQAIANGEKEFAEIAVVANTERPVPPCGSCRQVMAEFFTPEAVIHISNMHGNSKSITMEELLPFSFQPDDLFSDEEAAK is encoded by the coding sequence ATGACAAAAGATGAATTGATTAGCTTGGCAAAACAAGCAAGAGAGCGAGCTTATATTCCATATTCGAAATTCGGTGTCGGAGCTGTGGTTTTGACAAAATCCGGAAACGTTTACCAAGGCTGCAATATCGAAAATGCAGCTTATCCTGTTACATGCTGTGCAGAACGAACAGCAATATTTCAGGCAATTGCGAATGGTGAAAAGGAATTTGCAGAGATTGCTGTTGTCGCAAATACCGAGCGTCCGGTGCCGCCTTGCGGTTCCTGCCGTCAAGTAATGGCGGAGTTCTTCACGCCTGAAGCGGTAATCCATATCTCCAATATGCATGGAAACAGTAAAAGCATTACTATGGAAGAATTGCTTCCATTTTCTTTTCAGCCGGACGATTTGTTCTCTGATGAAGAAGCAGCTAAATAA
- a CDS encoding DUF1798 family protein, protein MTTLRAYNNQLSEQMAVLKERFLTHEPPSDKKDKEFFELVKRETKPMYDLLQQWNEAAAAFVQQREVNVHPQQIQSTEENIHLIILHSYYIDIRSERYMDYHHSIGYVIQLLNEDLERLEGEEE, encoded by the coding sequence TTGACAACATTACGCGCCTACAATAACCAGCTATCAGAGCAGATGGCGGTTCTTAAAGAGCGGTTTTTGACGCATGAGCCGCCATCAGATAAAAAAGATAAAGAATTCTTTGAGCTGGTAAAGCGGGAGACAAAGCCGATGTATGATTTGCTTCAGCAGTGGAACGAAGCTGCTGCTGCGTTTGTACAGCAGCGGGAAGTGAATGTGCACCCGCAGCAAATCCAGTCGACAGAAGAGAATATCCATCTAATCATTTTGCACAGCTATTACATAGACATCCGATCGGAACGATATATGGATTACCATCATTCAATCGGTTACGTCATCCAACTGCTTAATGAAGATTTGGAACGGTTAGAAGGAGAGGAAGAGTAA
- a CDS encoding spore protein: MMKKPEKKTSTGQKRPTARTAGDGYDKKLDGPNRPSV; the protein is encoded by the coding sequence ATGATGAAAAAGCCAGAAAAGAAAACATCAACCGGACAGAAACGCCCGACAGCCCGCACAGCAGGCGATGGTTATGATAAGAAGTTAGATGGACCAAACCGTCCTTCCGTATAA
- a CDS encoding DUF2515 family protein produces MTNSKTALLLASIKEKTTAANLDNIRRTMAYQAFYEANPEIRWSFLASMVSRNAGWNMTDLQLEMFQRLLPARVRKQLFSLYERANWLIFSDAYPQLLLYEAHKKEQINMIDHLRHFRVSVYMEEVWHNYIKEGDGQQLLYSLIINEQHVIGSPVIVQSFYKKHVFSRWPYRLQDLLRLNAVFFPTLKGELYGLHAHHFTSVNKRIQLGKKLSKLLFDPLLHDMFLQFAQTVPHSGSREDYERYSQYRTNNSKKLRECYKIIQHEDTIRPDWYHCGGVKQNWLTEPNKTTHHPAGALFYWKRSMMNRTSKLFKRKSKAVD; encoded by the coding sequence ATGACAAATAGTAAAACCGCGCTGCTGCTTGCTTCTATTAAAGAGAAAACAACTGCTGCGAACTTAGATAATATCCGAAGAACGATGGCATATCAAGCATTTTATGAAGCAAATCCAGAAATACGCTGGTCTTTTTTAGCCTCCATGGTTTCCAGGAATGCCGGATGGAATATGACAGATTTACAGCTGGAGATGTTTCAAAGATTGCTGCCTGCTCGAGTCAGAAAACAACTATTTTCTCTGTATGAGCGAGCGAATTGGCTCATTTTTTCAGACGCCTATCCGCAGCTTCTGCTGTACGAAGCACATAAGAAAGAACAAATTAACATGATCGATCACCTGCGTCATTTCCGTGTATCCGTGTATATGGAAGAAGTTTGGCACAATTATATAAAGGAAGGAGATGGACAGCAGCTGCTGTATAGCTTAATCATTAACGAACAGCATGTGATCGGTTCGCCTGTGATTGTACAATCTTTCTATAAAAAACATGTTTTCAGCCGATGGCCGTATCGGCTGCAGGATTTGCTCCGGCTTAATGCAGTCTTTTTTCCAACTTTAAAAGGAGAATTGTATGGACTGCATGCACACCATTTCACAAGCGTGAACAAACGAATACAGCTTGGAAAAAAGCTGAGTAAGCTGCTTTTTGATCCCTTGCTGCATGACATGTTCCTTCAGTTCGCTCAGACTGTGCCGCATTCTGGCTCACGTGAAGATTATGAACGGTACAGCCAATACAGAACCAACAACAGCAAAAAACTGCGAGAGTGCTACAAGATTATTCAGCATGAAGATACTATTCGACCGGATTGGTACCATTGTGGGGGTGTGAAGCAGAATTGGCTGACCGAGCCTAATAAAACAACACACCATCCTGCAGGTGCGTTGTTTTATTGGAAGCGAAGTATGATGAATAGAACAAGCAAGTTATTCAAAAGAAAAAGCAAAGCGGTCGATTAA
- the recU gene encoding Holliday junction resolvase RecU — MQYPNGKKIIKQTAAPKLKQHVDFGNRGMTLEEDINETNEYYLAQQKAIIHKKPTPVQIVQVDYPKRSAAVIKEAYFKQASTTDYNGVYRGKYVDFEAKVTKNKTSFPLSNFHEHQINHMEHVCSHGAICFVIMRFSARDQTFFFEAEKLFPWWKRQYDGGRKSIPYETIAEEGYLVPMRYQAKVDYLHIIDQLHFRTEEEE, encoded by the coding sequence GTGCAATATCCTAATGGGAAAAAGATCATCAAACAGACTGCTGCCCCTAAACTCAAGCAGCATGTCGATTTTGGAAACAGGGGGATGACATTAGAGGAAGATATCAATGAGACAAATGAATATTATCTTGCCCAGCAAAAGGCTATCATCCATAAAAAACCTACCCCTGTTCAGATAGTCCAAGTCGATTACCCAAAACGAAGTGCAGCGGTAATTAAGGAAGCTTATTTCAAGCAAGCATCCACTACGGATTATAATGGCGTTTATCGCGGAAAGTATGTAGACTTCGAAGCGAAGGTTACCAAAAACAAAACCTCCTTCCCGCTGTCCAATTTCCACGAACATCAAATCAACCATATGGAGCATGTATGCAGCCATGGTGCTATTTGTTTTGTCATCATGCGCTTTTCCGCGCGTGATCAGACATTTTTTTTTGAAGCAGAGAAACTTTTTCCGTGGTGGAAACGTCAATATGATGGTGGCAGAAAATCTATCCCATATGAGACAATAGCGGAAGAAGGATACTTGGTACCGATGAGATATCAGGCAAAGGTCGATTATTTACACATCATCGATCAGCTTCATTTTAGAACGGAGGAAGAGGAGTAA
- a CDS encoding penicillin-binding protein 1A produces MAEKGQSRASRRKQTKKKKPLWKKIILTIVLLGVLCVVAGGAVFGYYAATAPDLDEEKLTDPASNIIYDMNGEEFAELGSENRRKVNFDELPQQLIDAVTATEDSRFFEHNGIDIIRTGGAVLANFQDGFGAEGGSTIDQQVIKRSFLSPEKTVKRKMQEWWLALKLDRQYSKEEILEMYLNKVFYGQYAYGVATAAETYFGKDDLNELTLPETALLAGLPQRPTAYNPYENPDLAQERMNTVLDLMVQHEKITQAEADEAKQTKVEDLLIEKQPQANKYGAFLDQVQKELSERFEDTNLNLDGMKIYTTLDPDAQETVESALSEDSGIVWPDEQLQAGITLLDTKSGAIRAIGGNRNNELGGFNYAIQGIGNQPGSSIKPLVDYAPAFENGVYTSTYEQINDEPISIDIPGSDPFEPQNWDNRFHGWTSARTALAQSYNIPAVKTLQAVGLEKAEDFANGLGLEFNSESGMLLSDAIGGGTHFHSIDMAGAYAAFGNEGIYTEPYAITKIEFSDGSTLDMKPESNAAMSESTAYMVTDMMRSVMTEGTGTMANVSGLDIAGKTGTTNKDGQQGSPDSWMNGLTTNYTLSIWTGTADDSIIDGGSAGTNVSKLLFKRIMTEVHEGKNTGEFQKPSSVVEAKVEKGSRPAASPSSATPSSSILTELFLKGHLPGTTSERYVEEEIDPVTGLSASYDEASNSINVSWNYDGDAEFSMSAEPNGSQTTTDTSAVIENVEAGQTYNISVTASVDGEESEAKATSVTVPGEEENAEEEENPEENADEQQEQDTENQPNQDEQNDQEQNDQNENNDQNGNTNNENNGNQGNNGNGNSNQNEDQSGNEQAEEPADEEQENNSEEEANSDSGSDADQNQNEDSEQQQSE; encoded by the coding sequence ATGGCAGAAAAAGGCCAATCTCGTGCATCACGCAGAAAACAGACAAAAAAGAAAAAACCTTTATGGAAGAAAATTATTTTAACGATTGTATTGTTAGGTGTATTATGTGTTGTTGCAGGCGGTGCTGTGTTTGGATATTACGCAGCTACTGCTCCAGATTTGGATGAAGAAAAATTGACTGACCCCGCCTCAAATATCATCTACGATATGAACGGTGAAGAATTTGCAGAATTAGGGTCGGAGAATAGACGGAAAGTTAACTTTGATGAATTGCCGCAGCAGCTAATCGACGCTGTCACCGCAACGGAAGATTCTCGTTTCTTTGAACATAACGGCATTGATATCATTCGTACTGGAGGCGCAGTACTCGCTAACTTCCAAGACGGATTTGGAGCAGAAGGCGGCAGTACAATTGATCAGCAGGTAATCAAACGTTCCTTCCTCTCTCCAGAGAAAACGGTTAAACGAAAGATGCAGGAATGGTGGCTCGCCTTAAAGCTTGACCGCCAATATTCCAAAGAAGAAATATTAGAAATGTATTTGAATAAGGTGTTTTATGGACAGTATGCCTACGGTGTAGCTACGGCAGCCGAAACGTACTTTGGAAAAGACGACTTAAACGAACTTACCTTGCCGGAAACCGCTTTGCTGGCAGGTTTGCCGCAGCGTCCAACAGCATATAACCCGTATGAAAATCCTGACTTGGCACAAGAACGAATGAATACTGTTCTTGACTTGATGGTACAGCACGAGAAAATAACACAAGCAGAAGCCGATGAAGCGAAACAAACAAAAGTCGAAGATCTTCTTATTGAAAAGCAGCCGCAAGCAAATAAATACGGCGCTTTCCTTGATCAAGTACAAAAAGAATTAAGCGAACGATTTGAAGATACTAACCTTAACTTGGATGGCATGAAAATCTATACAACATTAGATCCAGATGCACAGGAAACAGTCGAGAGTGCACTTAGTGAAGACAGCGGTATTGTATGGCCGGATGAACAGCTGCAAGCTGGGATCACCTTGCTTGATACGAAGAGCGGTGCAATCCGTGCGATTGGCGGTAACCGGAATAATGAACTTGGTGGTTTTAACTACGCTATTCAAGGTATCGGGAACCAGCCTGGTTCTAGTATAAAGCCGCTTGTAGATTATGCTCCGGCATTTGAGAATGGCGTTTACACATCAACTTATGAGCAAATTAATGACGAACCGATATCCATTGATATTCCTGGTTCGGATCCTTTTGAACCTCAGAACTGGGATAATAGATTCCACGGCTGGACAAGTGCAAGAACTGCCTTAGCGCAGTCTTATAACATACCGGCAGTTAAAACGCTTCAAGCAGTTGGGTTAGAAAAAGCGGAAGACTTTGCTAATGGACTTGGATTAGAATTCAATTCTGAAAGCGGCATGTTGTTATCAGACGCTATTGGCGGCGGTACGCACTTCCACTCCATCGATATGGCAGGAGCATATGCAGCTTTCGGTAATGAAGGTATCTACACAGAGCCTTATGCGATTACAAAGATTGAATTCAGCGATGGCAGTACATTAGATATGAAACCAGAATCAAACGCGGCCATGAGTGAATCAACTGCTTATATGGTAACAGACATGATGCGTTCGGTTATGACAGAAGGTACTGGGACAATGGCCAATGTTTCTGGTTTAGATATTGCTGGTAAGACTGGTACAACAAATAAAGATGGTCAACAAGGCAGTCCGGATTCCTGGATGAATGGTTTAACAACAAACTATACACTTTCCATTTGGACGGGTACAGCTGACGACTCCATAATCGACGGCGGTTCTGCCGGTACAAATGTATCCAAATTATTATTTAAGAGAATTATGACCGAAGTGCACGAAGGCAAAAACACAGGAGAGTTTCAAAAACCCAGCAGCGTAGTGGAGGCGAAAGTCGAAAAAGGCTCTCGCCCCGCTGCTTCTCCAAGCTCTGCTACCCCCTCCTCTTCCATTTTGACGGAGCTATTCCTGAAAGGCCACCTTCCAGGAACAACTTCAGAACGTTATGTTGAGGAAGAGATTGATCCTGTAACTGGTTTATCTGCCAGCTATGATGAAGCTAGTAATAGCATTAACGTAAGCTGGAATTACGATGGAGATGCTGAATTCAGTATGAGTGCTGAGCCTAACGGTTCCCAAACAACTACTGACACATCTGCAGTCATAGAAAACGTTGAAGCTGGACAAACCTACAATATATCAGTTACGGCTTCAGTTGATGGTGAAGAAAGTGAAGCAAAAGCTACTTCGGTAACCGTTCCTGGTGAAGAAGAAAATGCTGAAGAAGAAGAAAATCCTGAAGAAAATGCGGACGAGCAGCAGGAACAGGACACAGAAAATCAGCCGAATCAAGACGAGCAGAATGATCAAGAGCAAAATGATCAAAATGAAAATAACGATCAAAATGGTAATACTAACAACGAAAATAACGGAAACCAAGGAAACAATGGTAACGGAAATTCCAATCAGAATGAGGATCAGTCAGGCAATGAGCAAGCGGAAGAGCCAGCTGATGAGGAGCAAGAAAACAATTCTGAAGAAGAAGCCAATAGTGACTCCGGTTCCGATGCTGATCAAAATCAAAACGAAGATTCAGAACAACAGCAATCTGAATAA
- the nth gene encoding endonuclease III — MLNKTQIRRVLDTMQDMFPEAACELVHKNAFELVIAVLLSAQCTDNLVNKVTKDLFKKYQTPEDYLAVSLEELQHDIRSIGLYRNKAKNIQKLCQTLIDHYDGIVPDTRDELVKLAGVGRKTANVVASVAFHEPAIAVDTHVERVSKRLGLCRWKDNVTEVENTLMKKVPRDEWSDTHHRMIFFGRYHCKARNPNCLACPLNDICREGKKRLKAEAN, encoded by the coding sequence ATGCTGAACAAAACACAAATACGCAGAGTGTTGGATACGATGCAGGATATGTTTCCCGAAGCAGCCTGTGAATTGGTTCACAAAAATGCGTTTGAGCTCGTTATTGCCGTATTGTTATCTGCGCAATGCACAGATAACCTAGTAAATAAGGTAACAAAAGATCTTTTCAAGAAATACCAAACACCAGAAGATTATTTAGCAGTGTCACTAGAGGAACTGCAGCATGATATTCGATCTATCGGTCTATACCGTAACAAAGCAAAAAACATTCAGAAGCTGTGTCAAACATTGATTGACCATTATGATGGAATCGTACCAGATACACGTGATGAATTGGTGAAGCTTGCTGGAGTAGGGCGCAAGACCGCCAATGTCGTGGCATCCGTTGCATTCCATGAACCAGCTATTGCCGTAGATACGCATGTAGAACGAGTGTCCAAGCGCCTGGGATTATGCCGCTGGAAAGATAATGTGACAGAAGTAGAAAACACATTAATGAAAAAAGTGCCGCGAGATGAATGGAGCGATACGCATCACCGCATGATCTTTTTTGGGCGTTATCACTGTAAAGCAAGAAATCCAAATTGTTTAGCATGTCCTCTGAATGACATTTGCCGTGAAGGTAAAAAACGTTTAAAAGCAGAAGCAAATTAA
- a CDS encoding DnaD domain-containing protein codes for MNNNHLNYQQILGNPISFPGILMERYTTLGLNETEMMVILHICFFQQQGTMFPTTDELAARVTLSERDVALILRKLVQRNMIQIDDVQDSAVRSQAYSLNGLWNLVFQETVYPEPEKNTDKEEEAAIFILFEQEFGRPLSPFEIETVTLWLDEDMQPPSLIKAALREAVLMSKLNFRYIDRILREWKRKGVRSVEQARKESKSFHENQRPAAAAVRAEQQTAPARDVSVYYNWLEED; via the coding sequence ATGAACAACAATCATTTGAACTACCAGCAAATACTGGGAAATCCAATTTCCTTTCCCGGTATTTTAATGGAAAGATATACAACACTTGGCTTAAACGAAACGGAAATGATGGTTATCTTGCATATTTGCTTTTTCCAGCAGCAAGGTACTATGTTCCCAACAACAGATGAATTGGCAGCAAGAGTAACGCTGTCGGAGCGTGATGTAGCATTAATATTGCGAAAGCTTGTGCAGCGCAACATGATTCAAATAGATGATGTGCAGGATAGTGCTGTACGCAGCCAGGCATACAGCTTGAACGGCTTGTGGAACCTCGTCTTTCAGGAAACTGTCTATCCAGAGCCGGAAAAGAACACAGATAAAGAAGAAGAAGCTGCTATCTTCATTTTATTTGAGCAGGAGTTTGGCCGCCCGCTATCTCCTTTTGAGATAGAAACAGTTACATTATGGCTGGATGAGGATATGCAGCCGCCATCCTTAATCAAAGCCGCTCTTCGTGAAGCGGTGCTCATGAGCAAGTTGAATTTCCGTTATATCGACCGGATCTTACGAGAATGGAAACGTAAAGGTGTACGTTCCGTAGAACAAGCACGCAAAGAGAGCAAATCCTTCCACGAAAATCAGCGCCCAGCTGCAGCTGCCGTGCGCGCAGAACAGCAAACAGCACCAGCACGTGATGTGAGTGTATATTACAATTGGCTGGAAGAAGACTGA